The window TAATGTCATACAACGAGCAGCAGGTTTGATGTACCACAACTGACTGTTGGTAGGAATAGTGTTGGCATTGCCTGAAAATAGTACTGAGGGTAACTTGCACTGACCATGTGATGACACTTTGTGTTGCAAAATTACATTCAGATAACTTGCGCTGAATAAGTAAAAATAGCGCAGCACATTAGACTCATCTATGTGGAATGTATATACGCAAAAATAGGGCTCCTTAATATTTACAGTTCGTCTAGGCGGAACAACCTGTCATGTTACACTCTGTTTCACTTTTACGCAAACAATTTGCACTGATAGTGTTGCAGGCTGTGCTATTTTCAAATGTACAGGAAACCTTAGAGAAGCATTAATTGAACTGTTCTCCTCCTAGCAAATAGTGACTCTGAAATGGCATTAGTGGGCTCAGACAAAGGTGAGCAGTCacagctttagaaaaaaaagtgatctaAAATGTGTCCCAGTGTAACAATCTAATTAATCTTTAGATAAtaacagatttcttttcttttctctccgcAGCTGGGAGCGTTCACTCTCCCTCCACAAGCATGGCAACATCTGTGCAATATAGACAGCTTATAAATGACTACGGACCCCCGTCTCTAGGCTATACACAAGGGATGCAGGTACAGCTCTGCTTGGTGTTCTTTAATCAGATCACTGACCCGAGGTTTGCGTGGTAGCCCGGGTTGTGGCCTGTAACCTGAGGTGTTCCTCCCTCCCACCAAGACTTGAAATCGAATCCAAATGGCAGACTGATTCATCGCACACGTCTTGGGATCAAATTAGAGAAAGCAGAGTGCTGAGTGAGATTGGTTACTAATTAACTGTTAGTCCCATCGCTTCTGAGTCACAGTGAAACATGTCTTATGTTCTGATTGTAAGGGCTCTAACATATTCTGAAATGATTTGTTAACAAATGAATATTCCTATACTGTTTTCCTCTAAAATTTAGTCTTACAAAGTGCGTGTCCTATGGGGCGGTAAACTTCCTGTGAAATGTATTTGACTTAATAGGATTTCCCTTATCATGTGGGCAGTTTTGTGTATATCTGCGTTTCACTCTGCCTGCCTACCTAACTTATCCATAAAATATATACCTGGACATTGATAAAGGCAGAAAGACAGTTAAATAAGCAGTTCTCAGTTTGCTTTAACTTCTGTTTCACCCGGGTCCCAGTTTTGCGGCTGCATCCTCCCAGCGCATCCTGATTTTTGAAGGGCGCGTAGCATTGTGTCCGACTGTAGCAGcaactgcaaaaagaaaatcctgtttATATAATAAacctgaaattttattttttaaaaaagtggtTTCCAGGGCTATTTCTGGTCCTTCATAAATTTCCAGTTGCTGTTTGTTGTAATTGTTGTGGCTTTAGCATTATTTAATTGAGATCAATCTACTTTCAACTACAGGGTACCAGCAGCAGTCAAGTACCGCAAAGCAAATATGCAGAACTTCTAGCTATAATAGAAGAATTAGGAAAAGAGATTAGACCTACGTACGCTGGGAGTAAAAGCGCGATGGAGAGGCTAAAAAGAGGTaatgtttaaatttattttaaaaaaatcatgttcCATACACTTTGTGCACTGCCTGCTTGGACACAGCTTCACGACAACTGTTTCCTTTGAAACGTTAAACGAGGTGGATGAACAAGCAACGGAAACCTTGGGACACTCAATTCATGCTGTATTTGATAGATAAAACAGTGACCAAATGTGTTTCCTGTGCGCAAGGGGAGTTTCAGTTAGTAATTCAAACCGTATTTTAGAACCCTTAAGGTATCTAAAGGACATGTTCTTTTAGGTTCCTGCTGACTGACTTACCCCTTCAATTCCCTTTTCTGCCCAGTCTCCAAAATGCACAGCCAAGCGTTGTTTACATCTTCTCACATAAGTCACCCAGCTACCTGACCCAGGAGTGTTTGGTAAAGTGCACTTTGCTTAAAGACACCTTGTGTTGTGGTAATTCCCACTGTGGCTGGTGGAGAGAAAcgctgcagaaaaaataaagttgtcaGTGGAGGTTGTTGAGACGGAGATGTCCAACACGCACCTTCCTCCTCTCAGCGGCACCATCAGCTCTTGTCAAGTGGCTGTCACTGAGAGTCCACTGGTAAGGGACATAGAAGCTTTTAGGCCTGGCTGCCGAGGTCTCTCCAGCTTTGCTTTGTCAGCTAAAAGGGGTAATAAATGCCCTTTCCTTGCCGTGTAAAAGAAACCTCCGCATGCCCCACTGCTGACATCAGCTTGACATTGTCCTCTGCAGGGGACGTGTGAGGGTTATTTCTGAAGGAGCAGTGGGACATTCCAGTGCTCCAGCTCCTGAGATGACCCTGAAAGGCCATCGACAACAGTTGTGCTGGCAGCTCTGTCCTTTGCCAGTACAACGTAGTTTCCTCCCTTTCCTCGCTCCTTGTGCTGAGTTTGGCTCACGCATTCAACCCCGAATAGGAACGTTATTGTAACAGACTAACTTCACCACCTTGCAAATCCCCCTTACATTTACCCAAGACTACAAAGCTTTATTTAAGGCTCAACCATTATGGAAGAGCAATATATCTGCCCTGACATGCAATAAAATGACTAGTAGCTGTTCTGGGAAAGGATGCAATAAAGTCTGCTCGTGAGTGGTAAGTGGAATCTGGCCCAGCTAAAATCGATGTTGCTGGAGTCTCTTTATTGCATTGCCTGAGTCAGTATTAATAGATCATGAATGGCAATAGGCTAATGGGGACAACCGGAGAGAGACCGGCAGAGATGCAGACGCTCTCTGAACCTGAATGGCTCAGTTCGGTGGGGAAAAgttgttttgctgcttctcgCAGTGAGTATTTAGTTTGTTGCCTAATGTAGGTATTAAGATTCAGTGCTGCCACTGTGACTTGCCagtgttgcaaaaaaaaatcccaaataagTACTTTTTGCTGCCATCTTTTGGTCACAAATGCACCTCTCTTTCATGTTGGGAGCCTAATGACTGCAGGAGCATGTGCGAGTGCGAGAGCAGAAACGACTGAGGGTTGTACACACGTGACTGCAGCCTCCGTGGCCATGCGGAGGTTATTCTGAATAAAGTCCCTATCCCCAGCTCCACAGAGGCTACTGACCTCTAAAACTGGCCAAATTCCCAGTGTTCTACATGATTCAGGGTAGTTGTGCTGCATAAGCCGGGCTCCCTGCCACCAGATCGGGTCTAATGTGCTGCTTTGCGGACGTGTTTCTGCGTCCCCCAGCTGCACGATGCAGCTTTCCTCCTGTGTGGGGACTGAACCCTCTGCAGACCTTCGCACCCAGCAAGTCCCTGCTCAGGACTTCGCGGATGGAAGGGCTGTTGCTGTGGTCTGGGCTTGCAGCCTTCTAGAAACAGAACCCATTATCTTGAAATAGAGATTAAACCTCATCTAGTGCCTTATTGGCCTCTCTCCCCCTTGTTAAGGAGCATGACTGGGCAGAGAAATCACCTTTATCTTGTCCTGTCAGTAAAATGGAACCTCATTTGTTGTAGAAAAATCTGTCCATCtctcatttaaaaatctgtctcaAGCTCTGTTCTTTCAACAGCTCTGTGAACATGAATTTACATTTAGTTCCAGGATCAAGAATCAAGGTCCAGATTGCTGGAACTCAAGGCAACAAGACTTGTAGTGGAAAATTCCACATTATGTCTGTCAGATGAGAGTAGATATGGCAGCATTTAAAGTGGTGATGATTTACACTGGGCGCTGAGCCAGTGTTAGGAGGTAACTTTTTGCACACACCATAAAAAAATGTCTTACTCTTAACAAGAGACACAACTTGTGGTTAAGCAGCATTATGAAGGCTTGAATTTTGATGCATCCTCTCAGAGAACTATCCCAAGACATTCAGAGCTTTTTATTTCACTCTGCTATAGCAAAATAACTCACAGGTAGGTAAGATTTTATGAAAAAGTTAAGTCTCTGATTTTAAATAGGCCTGCACTGCTCATTAAGATATACCTGTCACTGCAGACCGTACCACATTCTGATTCCTGGTTTGGTCGCTTTTCAATGTATAAAGCCCATTTAGGAAAGCAAACTTGTTTAGCAGCAGCTGATGTTTGGGAAGCGAGGGATTTGTCCCTTTCCTGAGACGCGCTGTGGTAGCCCTGGCAACTCGGGACAGAAATAGGTGAACCTCTGAACTGTCATTGCAAGTGTGAGCCGAACGAGGTGATTTCAAACGTGTCCAATTCTTTTGCAGGCATTATTCACGCTAGGGGATTAGTTCGGGAATGCCTGGCTGAGACGGAACGAAATGCAAGATCCTAGCCCACTAATTCAGCTGCAAGATTTTCCATCtcttaatgaagaaaaagtaacacTTATTCCTTTTGACTCTTGAAACATTCAGACAAATTCCTTTATTTTGAAtgttctacttttttttttttccttacaaaaatgTATAGTTAGGAATGAGAAAACAACAATTTTTCAACTTGCTGAGGGTTTGCATTTTGTAAAGACGTTAAAACTCCCTAAAAGGTTTCTAAAACATGAAAACTGAACTGCATGCAGAGGAATGCTCTTTCTCTCCCAGGCTGTATTTCAGTTCTTATCCAGCCACAGGctcattctgtttcttttcctttgactATATTCACTTAAACCCAAACTGTCAATCTTTCAAAGTTTGACATAAGCtctaaggattttttttgaTAACTGCAGAATAGCATGCTGTACCTAGTAGTCTGCTAAGTCACAATTTGTCATTCAGCATAGACCCTGCTTAGAAATAACCTTTCCCTTctcttattttgccttttttgttcgTTTTGCATAAACATTTGCATGACTGTTAGTGCTTTGAAGTCCGTTTAAAGTGCATGAGTTATATGGAAAACAGGGAAACCTATTAAATAATAACAAGGTCCTGGAAAGCTAATTTCTACATTAAGGCTGGAGATTTCAGTTTAAAGTTtgccaaaaaaaggaaaaatctggaTAAATTACTAAAACTGTTATTTGCATctttgtatgtatttattaCTTGACGTAATAAAGCTTATTTTCATTAACAGTTTGTATTAAAACTCTGCATAGTCACTTTAATCAGATTCATACTCCACGAACGAGCGCTCTCAACAGCTAAAGATTGAATCTTGATGCGGGAGGCTCGAGTTCAGGAACAGACAAGGGAAACAGGCTGCAGAGTTTCCATCCACGGCACAGTCCGACGCCATCCATCTCTGGTAAGAAGGCAGGACAGTTGCCACAAGGCTTCGTTGCTTTCAAAATTCAAACTGTAGCTTTGGTTCATGAAGCTTTTCACTGCTGATGGGCAGAACGTGGTGGCAGCTGGTGAGGGCGCCCTCTAAACACTGAAGTTCTGGTTAAGCAATTAGAGTTGTTAATGAGATTAAAACAGGGAAGTTCATGAGTGGCTCCAAAGGAAATGCAGCTGGATGTATTTGTATGAAATGGGAACCTGTCAAAATCAGTGAAGATACCAAAATGTCCAAGTTTAAATGCAGCATAGGATAAACAGAATAAATTACTGTAATTCACTATTGTACAATCAAATGTAAATCCTAAGGAAAATGTGATATCTAGGATATCTAATACATACGGAGCTATAGATACTTGAAGAAAATACAGTGCTAAGAAGCAAAGCTAATTACTTCACAGCTTGCATGAACTGGATTCCATTGCCTTGGGAAGCAGCTTCCAACACAGGTTATCGAACTGTGATGACCCAGTTTTACCTTTGAACTGGAAGAAGAACATGACTGACCGACCTTCGCTTGCAGGAGCGCCTTCTCCCCGATGCTCGTCACCTCTCCAGATAAGATTTGTAAAGCTTCTGTTTAAACTTCATGCAGAATTGAGCAGGACAGAGCGTTTGTTCCACTAGCAGATCTGAAGAAGGCAACCAGTGACTGGTGTCTCTTCCATCAGCATGTCTGTTTACACCACCAGAACCAGCAGGTTTAAACCTGGTCACTGTGCATAAAGGATTTATGGCAGCAGAGGCATTGCCTGAGTAGGGATGCAAAGTTTGAACCTTTTAGGGCTGTTCTGTACATACTGGAACTCCTATAAAACATCGTAAGGTATCACCTGGGGAGAAGGAGATCTATTGAACTTTCTTTATTCACAATGGTGGAAACTCTTTAGTTCCTTTTTAACCAGATTGGTTTATCATCTGCTGAACATGGCAGAAAAACTGATTGCTACATGTGATTAATGAGATGGTGGCGGACAAAAGCAGGAATACAGGTCTGCTTGTATTGCTTTGGTTTTACAGTAATAGCAGGTCACTACTCAACATTTCCGTTGTGCTTGTGAAGCCCCACGTCACCCGTTAGTTTGAAAACTCTGTTAGATGTAATAGCAAATGCTTCCCTTACCCTGCTAGGGCAAGTCGGTATTTCACACATTTATTTCTTGTCCAATTGTTGCATCTCTTTgaactgctttttcctttctaggttttcctttgctttcctttttttctcttgcttcttcttctctaatgctttcttctctttaaaaacatcACTATCTTCACCTTTGTAGAAAAGGTCAACTTTTTCCTGCAGGATTTCTCTGGCTATCTTTCTGTTCTGCTCCACTGACCTCGTTTGATGACACTGAAGAAATACAATAGGACATTTTTACTGGATCTTTAACCTGTTTATTCTCTGGCTTTTCCTTTCAGTCTGCATATTCCTGCCATTGCAGTTAAGAatctcccctgcccccccagccaAGAGCATCCTCCTACCGAGAACTGCCGGGACTTTTCTAGCCAGGTGTGATACATTTTGGACAGGCTGCCTAGTAATTATTTGCTACTGTAACTTGTCAGACTTCTGCAGTGATCTTTAATTCTGTCAGTGAGCAAGATTGCTTCCATGTTACCTTGGAAAGATTCTTCTGAGTTTAACTTAAGTGTGTCTTCCCCTTGTGTTAAGGAAGCAAAGATTAATTTCAAAGTATTAATCCACATGAAGTAGGTAAGAATAATGCTTAAAAAGAATGTACAGTGAGCATGATCAGCTTGTTAAGGAAGATATTCTGACTAACTCACAAGAGGGGTGGGAATGTGACAGTGAAGATACATCTTAGTGCAAACTACAGACCAGTTCTGTTTGTCAAAGCCAGGAAGATCAGCAATGACCTCAAGTTTTCTACTGATGGCCAAAACTGCTTCTTGCTGAGACCTTCACAGTACTTATAAACTTTTCCTCCATCACATCTGCACTGTGAATAGGCTTTCCTAGGCAAGGAGACTTGGAAGACATGATGCAATTCGTGACTGATGTcatgaaataaaagataattaCCTTCACTACAATCCCAGATGGAATATGCTTCAAGACAACACAGTTGTTTGTCTTATTTGTGGCCTGACCTCCTGGGCCATCACCTCTTACAAACTGTTCTTTTAACTCTGCCTCAGTCAGCCCAAGGAGATTGGAAGATGAATTCTTCCCTGCTGCCTGACGCGAGGGCACTCTGGGCAGAGGAAACTGCTGCGTCCTCCCAATCCACCGTCTCCATGCTGGTGTTCGTACTTCTCTCAGGAAGAACGTGAAATGAAAGACACTTGGAACATTCATACAGAAGGAAGGACAGAGTTTCTCTGGAATGAAACCTGGAACAGAAGCGGGGAATGGAGTTTACTGTGAGAATCCTTTTTTTAGGATGATCTAGTTTAGCTGCGCATCTTGAGCGATATTTTGATAGTCGGATTTATTTTCAAGGATATTTGAACTGGTTTCATAGGCACTTGCGTAGAAAAATTTACCACTTCAAATGGAACTTCAGTTCTCATTGCAATTAGGTTTCTTAAAATAGTCAAggttattattttgttgttgaaagggatccagaaaacagtaaataaattaGAACTCCTACCAATGCTTGGAAAATACTAAAgatatcttaaaaaataaaaaaagatgaaagggCATATTTGTATCTTGCAGTGTGAGCGGGGAGCCTCAGTGGATGCTCCACTTGTGCCCAGGTCCTGCGATTCACATGTGGCCACAAGCTTGAACTACATGGAAGGGAGAGACGTGAGGCTGCAGGAGTTCTCTGAGGTTGCCTTAACAGGGCTCTAAACTATCGAATAAAATCTGCTGGAAGAAGCAGTCAATCTGTATAACGTAACTGGCCTAATAACATCTTGGCTTCCTGTGTTCGCTGGCTCAGAGTCATGGAAACTGCATAGAGGAGGTGGAGGGAAACAATCCAAAAAGAAGATCTGGGTTTTCAACTGCTTCGCATTCTGATTTTTCCCAAGTCAAGTTACTAACAGGCAGAAAAGATTGCATGGAAACATGAGTTATCCTCATGGATAACAAGGAATGCCAGGTTCTGCTGCTGTCAAATGCCATTCTCCAACAAGGCATTGGGTAAGCAATTAAAACAAtgcttaaaatgttttatttgattCGGAAGAAAATACTTCAGCATGTGAAGAAGTGGCAACTAGCAATAAATATCCATAAAAGTTAAACATAAttgttgaaataattttcataaagCTTTTATTGGCAAGTAAAGATGTCCACTTGGTGGCACTAGTAGATAGGAactatttttctgcaaaaaccATGCAGAAAAAATGAGCAGAACTACTAGAGAGTTCAGAAATGAGCCTTTTTACTTAACAGCCGGTTTAATGTGGGCACTACCTGTTCCAAGCGGCATTTTTTGAAACCAAAACTGACAGCTCTggtaaaaaataatgtttgctGTATTTCTATTACTTGATGCTGTAAAACGAGCAGAGGTACCAGAGAGTTTTCTCAAGATTCAAGAAACACTCCGTTACAATGCAAAAAAGATCTTATGATAatggtttaattaaaaaagaaagaaaagcgcTTTGGTTATGGGATTTTTAAGCACAGCCCACAGAAGAGCTGTGTCAATCAGAACATCTATCTCGCAGTTTTTAAGCAGTTACAGAAGGGCCCGGCCGGCAGTGTCACTGGGAAGGACACGGGCAGTGGGACACGCCGATGCCAGCAGAGCAGCGACACTGCGCCGCACGCTCGGGATAATCaattaaactgtgttttaaagCAACTTTTGCCGAAAACTTGGCCCAAGCAACCGCATCTGTTGGCCCACGCATCCAGGAGACCGAGCAGCACGATTCCAGCAGAGCCGCCGGGCGCCCGGAGGGACGCGCTGCCATACGCCGGCACCGAGGCCCCGGGCAGCGGCTTCGCGGTCACCGCGCCGGGACACCGGCCCTCCCAGGCCTGTGGCCTTCCCTCCGGGCTGAGAGACCCGGGTCGCTGCGCAGCCCGTCCCCGGCAGGAGCCGGGGCAGCCCCCGGtgccgctcccggccccgccgccgccgcctcttACCTCAGGCGATTCGGGGCGCGCGCCAGCGCCCCCTCCTGCCCCGCACTGCGCAGGCGCGTACAGCTGCGCACTCCCGCACCGACCCCTGCGGTCCCGCGCACTGGCGGGCGCCTCTGCGCATGCGCACCAAAGGAAGAGGGCGTTACCCCAGGCTGATTGGCACTTGGAAAGCCAATCGCTTGTGCAAGGGGCGGGCTTACGCGCGCCTCGCACCCAGTACCAATCAGGATCTGGGAAGCCGTGCGGCGCGTAGCCACACAAGCCTATCCCCTCGCGGCGGCGCGCGTACTTTTTCACGTAGCGAATCAGAGCGGAAGGCGCGGCCTGGCGCGCGGTCAAGACGGCCAATCATCGAGCTGGGCTCTTCCTCGAGCGCCCCCTACCCCACCACGTTCGAAACTCGGCCGCCAATCGCCGGGAAGGAGGTGGTGGGCCGCGCCTGTTTACCGCCTAACGGCCGCTGGAGGAGGCAGCTACGGACGCCTCGTCGTGGGCTCCCGGAAATGCAGGTAGGAACCGAGGGAGCTCCGGGGACAGCTGCCGGGGCCCAAGCCGGCAGAGCTGCTGCGTTTGGCCGCATCCCAGCGCCGCGAGGCCGCCTCCACTGCCCCGCCCCTTTCTCCGATGAGTGGCGGGCCTCGCACCCAATCCGAGGCGGCGGCGCTGTCAACATCCCGGACCTCGAGGGGAAGCTGCCCAATGGGAGTATAGGGGCGGAGCTTCACCTGAGGGAGGGCGGTGGGGGCGGAGTCCGTGAGTGGGGGTGCAGGTCTGGGGGAGGGGAACCCGGGCGGCAGAGCCGAGGGTGAGGGGTGACCGAGCCTGAGGGGGCGAGCTGGAGAAAGGGGGTCACTCATGAGACGAGGGAACCCGGGTGGTTGAACGGAGTTGGGGAGCAGGTCACTGATTGAGGAGAGTCTACCATGAGGGGCAGACATGGCGGGAGGGGGTCACTTGTGAGGGGACGGGGGCGAGGGAGCTCCCTGAGGGGAGCGGGGCTGTAGAGCACACAGGCTCGCTCTCCCTTCTCGGGGAGATGTGGGGCAGCGGGGACCGAGGTGCCGTGTCACCCCTGCGCGCTCTGCGAGGGGCAGCAGCGATCGCCGCGGCCCGGGAGGAGACGCAGAACCGCGGGCTCCGAGGCTGCGCTGCCCCGGCTGTTTCCATCTGAAGCTGCACTGATAAGTCGAAATATCTTGCATCTTATTTTTATAATCCTGCTCCTTTATGTAGCAGCTTGGCCTTATGAGGACTGTTCTGCGCTGTGGAAACAGTAGATGACAGCTTAGCTGTTCCTTAGCCCAGTTATAGCtcacttaatatttttttttagtgcaaaCAGACTTCTAATGAGGTTATGAAATGAGGCTCTGCCACAGCGAAGTCCCACCCATGCGCTGTGCTGCTGCGATACGCCACCCATGATTTCCTCCTGGGGAGGTGGGGGTGGCTGATGCAGCCCCCACCATTGAGCTGCTCCAGAGGCACTTGCAGCTTCTGCTTTATCTGTCAGGTTCGATGCCTGATAACCTTCAAGTTTTCTGGACTTCTGACCActagataaagaagaaaggcaccttttttaaaaaatgtatttcccttACTTTATCCCAAGAAACTCTGCCAAAGGGATATGTGTATCTGTatacaaataatgaaaacaaagccagTAGCATGCCCTTGCAATCCCTTAAAGAAGAATGGTTGTACTTGGAAGGTGGTGTGCTTCTTTAAGGCACCAAGGATTTAGTCTTATCACAGACCACTAGGATAATATTTCTTAATGTCTTTTCTTGTTCTCCATCCGTGAAATGATTGTAaggtttttcttcagtgttagAACACAGGATGGATTCACCAGGGTGTAGAAGATGCTGAAATAAGCACTATAGAAGAACTGATTAATCAGTGTATTTCAAGTGTTTTCTTGGTGAAAGTGTGGAAACTGGAAGAATATTTTAGTCTCTCTACAGCCGTTCTTGTAAACTGCTGCTGTAAGACCATTGTACAagtagtatttatttatttatggtgCTTTCAGTTAACCAGCTGGTTTTAAGTGCTGTGGGATTCCTGATTGACTACATTTCGTTGTTAATTGGTAAGAAATGTAGctcaaaacagttttaaagctttttaaattgaTGTTGTAtactaataataaaataagcatTCTGTGGTAAGAGAAGCCAAATATCATGTACACAAACAGCTGTATAGCCGAATTGGTTAACTGTAGTCTTAACTCAGTAGGTCTCAGGTTTTAAAAGTGTATGTTTCTTCCAGCGAAGACGTGGACTCCCATTCAGCAGATCTAAACATGTTGACAGTAGCCCCTTTCTCTATTAACTGTGTTTCACAGAAGTCTCAAAAACAGTGGAACCTCATATTTAAACAGCAATCAAACAAAATGCTGTTGTACCTGGAATGGTTTGGTTCAGATGCCCTTTACAGCCCAGTTTAGGTGTGTAATGCACTGCGAGGAATCTCTTTGGGATTTGTAGGAGTCACAGCAAGTACAAGGCTGCTTATGTAGCACCTGTTGGCAAACAAAGCATGGGGCAAGAGGTTGGTTTTGGAATCCTGTCACTTTCTGGGGTGATTTGGCCAAAACATCCATCTCTTTAATTAAATTATGTTTCTTCAAACAATAAAGTCAAACGGCTTCTTAAATTAAGAGGGTGatacttctttatactttcaGGGTAATGTCATACTCGAGCCTAAGATATGGAAAGGGGTGATGTGAATACTGGACAAGAAATCCCTTCATCTTCTGCAGACTCTGATGTCAGAAATACCCACAGCTCTGTCTACAGCTTCAGTTGTAACAGGTAATGTGTTGAAGGAATTCCTAACaactattttaattatttttgctctgCTCAGTTAGTATGTTTTTACAGTAACGGTGTTACTAAGGTGAAACTATATGTAATATTCTGCAATATATTTTAGTGGTCTTTTAAATTTGCAGGTATCATCCTGACTGAGAAGAGCTTTGCTGAAAGAACTGTTAAGTCTCCCTTAAACTTAGTAACTTCCATTGCCTTGTGTCTCTTAGAATGCAGGACAGGAAACCTGTCTTGGGACAAATTATAAGACATGACTTTTTGGAAAGATCATCGTGCGTTACTCCAAGTCATTTGTAGAGATCAGCAGCTTAGATAAATAGAACAGTTTTTCTGTTCAGTGCCCAAGGTTTTCCCAGTGAATAAGAAGGGCAAAGGTGGACTAATGGCCTAAGCAGCAGATTAGGAGAAGTTCTTGACTGACCTTTTAAGATGGGAATTACAAGTCGCTTACTGCATGTGTAACTCTCAAAAGGAGGCAGTAGTCTTGGATTTCATAAATCGTTACGCAGAAGCTTCTATCTGTAAATGTCCGACCTCAGAATCTATGAACAAGCACATAGGTTTGAAGAAAAGTTGTATTTATTGGCAGTGGTACTAGTGTGCAGTAATATCTGTGCTGATGATGCTGTCTCTCTTGGAAAGCTACTGTGTTTTAATGGTATGTAGGATAAGAATGAAGCATGTTGTGGACTCTTTGACATTTTCTTGTAAAACATCCTTATTCTTATGAAGGtattggtctttttttttcagcatgatGAAAGTCACAATGTAAATTAAGTGTATAATTCTTTTATGGCTGCGTAGCATATGTTATTTTGGCCACTTTGTTGTACAACTGGCCcaataaataattgaaatgtttttttcctcatgtttcgCTAGGAGCCCCTCATCCAGTTCCAATGGAGTTTCTGGTTACTCAGGGAACACCAGATCCTCATTAATGTCTGGGTCTGTTGGGCTGCTCGACTCCTTCCTGCAAGACATCCACAACATTGGAGATGGTGACTCAGAAGTCGTGAAGAGCCGTGAGGTATTTGATGTTaaggtttattaaaaaaatacacacattaATTTAttgtctttgcattttggaagACGGATCTAACGATATCATTTAGCAGTAAGATCCgtatatatatgtgtttatTCTTCATGATGGGACAAATCCTTTTACAATGTATGAACAGATCACATGGATGGATTTTATTGCAATTTCATCTTAGCTTTTTACAGTATCTCAGCTTTTAATCTTGGTGTTTTCCAATACagatgtgaatattttttttagagttACAGTACTTAAAGATTGCAAGTTTTTCAACTGACAAATTTAAACCTTTGAAACTGTAGCACTTCAAACTTCCCTGAAATGACGCTAAGAATTAGAagatttctttctaaaaatggCTCTGTTTTAGTTGAACTATTTATAGATTCCATTTGTGAAGATGTGTAGATGATAAGTTTGTTTCCAGATTTAAAACAACACCA of the Columba livia isolate bColLiv1 breed racing homer chromosome 17, bColLiv1.pat.W.v2, whole genome shotgun sequence genome contains:
- the CDK2AP1 gene encoding cyclin-dependent kinase 2-associated protein 1 isoform X4, whose product is MALVGSDKAGSVHSPSTSMATSVQYRQLINDYGPPSLGYTQGMQGTSSSQVPQSKYAELLAIIEELGKEIRPTYAGSKSAMERLKRGIIHARGLVRECLAETERNARS
- the CDK2AP1 gene encoding cyclin-dependent kinase 2-associated protein 1 isoform X3, translated to MNAECFGLGRRRALASCGSHRDFPRGAGSVHSPSTSMATSVQYRQLINDYGPPSLGYTQGMQGTSSSQVPQSKYAELLAIIEELGKEIRPTYAGSKSAMERLKRGIIHARGLVRECLAETERNARS
- the CDK2AP1 gene encoding cyclin-dependent kinase 2-associated protein 1 isoform X1 produces the protein MIYCIVGVNITDGHICRCCYCCKQPKVSGRHGDASLNFRTLLLLPLAMSLGMSYKPNLNAHIPGTPLNPAGSVHSPSTSMATSVQYRQLINDYGPPSLGYTQGMQGTSSSQVPQSKYAELLAIIEELGKEIRPTYAGSKSAMERLKRGIIHARGLVRECLAETERNARS
- the CDK2AP1 gene encoding cyclin-dependent kinase 2-associated protein 1 isoform X2, producing the protein MATSVQYRQLINDYGPPSLGYTQGMQGTSSSQVPQSKYAELLAIIEELGKEIRPTYAGSKSAMERLKRGIIHARGLVRECLAETERNARS
- the MTRFR gene encoding mitochondrial translation release factor in rescue codes for the protein MNVPSVFHFTFFLREVRTPAWRRWIGRTQQFPLPRVPSRQAAGKNSSSNLLGLTEAELKEQFVRGDGPGGQATNKTNNCVVLKHIPSGIVVKCHQTRSVEQNRKIAREILQEKVDLFYKGEDSDVFKEKKALEKKKQEKKRKAKENLERKKQFKEMQQLDKK